A genome region from Sceloporus undulatus isolate JIND9_A2432 ecotype Alabama chromosome 1, SceUnd_v1.1, whole genome shotgun sequence includes the following:
- the RALB gene encoding ras-related protein Ral-B → MAASKTKNQSSLALHKVIMVGSGGVGKSALTLQFMYDEFVEDYEPTKADSYRKKVVLDGEEVQIDILDTAGQEDYAAIRDNYFRSGEGFLLVFSITEPESFTATAEFREQILRVKAEEDKIPLLVVGNKSDLEDRRQVPVEAARSKAEEWGVQYVETSAKTRANVDKVFFDLMREIRAKKMSENKDKNGKKSSKNKKSFKERCCLL, encoded by the exons ATGGCTGCTAGCAAGACAAAAAACCAGAGTTCCCTGGCCCTCCACAAAGTAATCATGGTTGGCAGTGGTGGTGTGGGCAAATCAGCACTTACACTTCAGTTTATGTATGATGAG TTTGTTGAAGACTATGAACCTACCAAGGCTGACAGTTACAGAAAGAAGGTAGTTCTTGATGGTGAAGAAGTCCAGATAGATATTCTAGATACAGCAGGACAAGAAGATTATGCAGCTATTCGAGACAACTACTTCCGTAGTGGAGAGGGTTTTCTCCTAGTTTTCTCCATAACTGAGCCTGAATCCTTCACAGCAACAGCTGAGTTTAG GGAACAGATCCTGCGTGTAAAAGCCGAAGAGGACAAAATACCCTTGCTTGTGGTGGGAAATAAATCTGACTTAGAAGACCGCCGACAAGTGCCAGTAGAAGCAGCTAGAAGTAAAGCAGAGGAATGGGGTGTGCAGTATGTAGAGACATCGGCAAAAACCCGGGCCAACGTAGATAAG gTATTCTTTGATTTAATGAGAGAGATTCGAGCCAAAAAGATGTCAGAAAACAAAGACAAGAATGGCAAGAAAAGCAGCAAGAACAAGAAGAGTTTTAAAGAAAGATGTTGCTTATTGTGA